The genomic stretch AGTCATCTATAGGTGAACCGCCAGCTTCATAGCTACATCCGCCCTTACTGACTGCTGCCAGAGGAGCACAAgaggtaaaatatatatatatatatatatatatatatatatatatatatatatacacatatatacatatatgcatatatatgcatattgaGGGATCAAAGAATATTTAACCAATTAAGAAAACATGTCATTTGTTAATTGAAATTCATCCCCAGTAATTTTGGGCCATATAGTGTTTATTGGATTTTTCCACCAAAAGAATTCTTGGGAATTGTTAGAagggttaaaaatgaaaaattacaacAGACTTaatatatcatcatcatcattattattattattattattattattattattattattattattattaattcatattacagcttaatagttatcccatcccttgtatcctcccattcctccctccctcccgctttccccctattcccctcccctatgtctgtgactgagagggacttcctccccctgtataggctcatagggtatcaagtctcttcttggtagcctgctatcgttcctctgagtgacaccaggcctccccatcaaggggacgtgtaGATTTAATATCTCATAATACCATCCTACTGGATTGATATGGACTTCTTCTCCCCTACAGTATTGAAAACTAGAATTCCTGAGTCGTGAGAACCAAGAGCAAACGCAGACCGTCTGCCCATGCACACAGCAGCGACATGAGCAGGAATTCATCTCCGCCCGAAGTCCTGCAGCTCTGCTACGAGAACGTGAACGGGTCCTGCGTGAAAACTCCCTACTCGCTTGGGTCCAGCGTCATCCTATACGCAGTCTTTGGCTTTGGGGCTGTGCTGGCTGTATTTGGAAACCTCCTGGTGATGATCTCCATCCTCCACTTCAAGCAGCTACATTCTCCCACCAATTTCCTCATCGCGTCCTTGGCCTGCGCTGACTTCTGCGTGGGGCTCTCGGTGATGCCCTTCAGCATGGTCAGGTCCATCGAGAGCTGCTGGTACTTCGGGAGAAGCTTCTGCACTTTCCACACCTGCTGTGACGTGGCATTTTGTTACGCTTCTCTCTTCCACCTGTGCTTCATCTCCATCGACAGGCACATCGCCGTCACCGACCCTCTGGTCTATCCCACCAAGTTCACGGTGCCTGTGGCAGGAATTTGTATCAGCGTCTCCTGGATTCTGCCGCTGGTGTACAGCGGGGCCGTGTTCTACACTGGGGTCTATGACGACGGTCTGGAGGACATATCCAATGCGCTCAACTGCGTAGGAGGGTGCCAGGTAGTTGTGAATCAGAACTGGGTGCTGATagattttctctccttctttatccctacacttgtTATGATCATTCTGTACAGCAACATTTTTCTGGTGGCTAGACAACAGGctaaaaagatagaaaatgttGGTAGCAAACCAGAATCATCCTCGGAGAGCTACAAAGCCAGAgtggcaaggagagagagaaaagccgCCAAGACCCTGGGAATCACCGTGGTGGCGTTCATGATCTCGTGGTTGCCGTACAGCATCGATTCTTTAATCGATGCTTTTATGGGATTCATCACTCCCGCCTACATTTACGAGATTTGCGTTTGGTGCGCTTATTACAACTCAGCCATGAATCCCCTGATCTATGCTTTATTTTATCCATGGTTTAAGAAAGCTATTAGGGTTATTATAAGCGGCCAGGCCTTCAAGAACAGCTCAAGCACTATGAGCTTGGTCTCTGAGCAAATATAAGCAGCAGCACAGAGGAGCATGAGGATACCTTTAATTCCTTAATGAACTGAGTCCTTAAAAAGTCTAAGAAGACCCTTAATGGAAAAGAATAACGGCTGCTCACGTTGACATCAGGAGTCAGCATTTGCCAGCCTTGTTGAGGTGAGCACCTTGCTGCCGTTCCTCTGAAAGGTCAACCTGACCAACAAATGTTAAGTTATTATATGTTTTCGACTTCGGAGCTGAGCAAGCAACACTTCTTTCATTTGATTTCCCTCATACACTCCTTCTTTTAATACACTGGTTTTTCCTTTATCCCAGCATCGTCTGCTAAAGCACCACAGGCCACCTCTGgtgctttcctcttttcttttcaaagcttCCAGGTTGACCCTAGCCTGCTCAATATTTCATTTCAGGCATAAACAGGCTTCCACCAGTCCCtgctttcctttcatctttcaaaGACAACATACAAAAGAGGTTATTCGGCAAATTTAGTCAACTGAGTCACGTGAGAGATCCCAGAGTGCAGGGGGACAGTGGGCAAATGGGCACCACCTCGGCTGGGCTCTTGTTACTGCTCTACATCATCATCCTCTCTCCATTAGGCTTTCCAGAGTGAAGGCCCTGTGGTTCTGTGGCAGCTCCTTTGGCTGGAAACTGGATGCGTGTGCCACACGGGACTCGGCGTCACACCGGTCAGTTTAGGTGCATGGAATAGTGTTCATTAAGGAGAATCTCTTTCAAGTGAAGTCTCTAATTTTCTTTAGTAAAGTTTAGCTACCATGAAAATTTTGTGAGTTTCAGTAACTATGTAGAATATATATTAAcagcaagcattcaaatattcATTGATTTAccagtttgggtttgttttttttgttttttgttttttgtttttaacaaaacatGAACTTTGTGCCTACACCATAGTAAAATCCATGCTTAATGCTTTGGAAACAGGGAACAGCATCTCCCCATTTGTAAGCCATGACTCTGGTAAGAAACATTGTTGCtcattgcaaatatttttttaaataaataagctcaaattcttttctctaaaataaataaaaatttagcagTCTACAGAATAGGAGAAAAATTCTTGCTTACTGTACACCTGACATGGGATTGACACCTGgactatataaagaaataaaaaacataaatactaaaaacctaaacaaaacagtCAGGAAATATCCCAACAAAAGAGGCAGATTGCTTTCAAAAAATGAAGTACAAGTGgtcaataaatatatgaaaaaaaaaaaaaaaccttttcaacATCCTTATCCATCAGTGAAATGCAAGCTTAAGTTACTTTGAGACTTACTCTATCTTATCccacccagaatatctaaaactgAGAGCATGAACAACATCAGCTGTTGgtgaaaatgtggagaaaggggatccCTTTGCACAATGCTGCACGATGCTAACTAGTCTACTCACGATGGAAACTAACGTGAAGATTTTTCAAGGATGTGGGAGGCAGACCTTTCATGTGATCTAGCTATGCTACTCCTGAGTATACACCGAGCACTTTGAATCAGCGTACCACAGTGTGTATTGCAGCATTGTTTACAATAGCCATGTTATGGAATCAGTTTATCTgacaacagatgaatggataaagaaaaggttTATATATGCCCAATGGAGATTTATTCAGTCACAAAGAAGAGTTTTAACTGGATCACCTGAAGAAAAATAGATGCAAACTGAAGGTCATCAAGTTAAGTGAAAGAACTCAAGCTTAGAAAGACGAATataatattttctgtcatttgcGGATCCTAGATtttacatcatacacacatattatataatgTACCTACATATAATGCCATAAAAATAGAAACGAGATTAAGATGCTAGTGGGAAGAGGGCAAAGGGAAGGGTACTGGGTTGTGAATGTGGTTGAGTATGCGATATTATTTCAATGAGATGTCTTTATGGAACAATTGtgatatataacaaatatttaacaATGAGAAATTAAACAGTAAGCAAAAGCAAGAGGATATTTAggacaaacaagaagaaataccACAAAGgagtataattaataaaatttacacCTAGGAGAACATGTAAGTTTGTCTTGCCAATGATTTTTTAATCACTTCTAGATCATATATTGAACATATGTATCCACTGCCCCCCCTCCGccccacaaaacacacataatGTATTCACAATACTCAGCACCCTATTCTGGACTTTGCCCAAAGCCCTAAGACCAATTGCAGGTGTAGGATGCAATGATCACAGTCAGGTATAGGTTAGACATAGCTGAGTTAAAAACAAGTACTTCCACAGCTTAGcataaaaaggtttatttctggCTCATGCGATGCCAGGTGAGCTATCCTGGGCATCTGCCCTCACATGAGGGCGTGCTTAGATTCCACCACATTCTTTCAACCAGAACCTTCATTCATGCTTTGCTGGAGCCTGTCAACAAGAAGACCTAACGGAGTGCTCCACCTAGTGGCCAGGGATAGTGGGAGTGCAAGAGGAACCTCACACAGCGGCTTCTTTCACCTTGCAGTACTTAATGAATGGCAGGTTACTGTGTTAGGATTTTGAGTATGACAGAAACTGAGTAAGCACATTAGCACTCATTTCAATAACAATGTCGCTGAAAACGGTGGTGTGGCTTTTGGCTTGGGGACTCAAGCATGCTTGATGCTGAGATTTTTGCTCCCAAAATGGTCCCTGCCAAATCAAAGTTGTTCCTGGGTACAAggagcatgtgtgtttgtgtgtgtgtgtccccatatatgagatagatagatagatagatagatagatagatagatagatagatagatagatagatagatagatagatgatagatatgagATCAGGTAGGAGAGAGGACAAGgttgtaatattttgttttcaaaaagtaTTAACTCCCCTCCTAAAAGTACAGAAAAATATAGATAGCTATCTTGAGCTTGCTGCTTCTACATCTGTAAGCATACTTGCTTATGtttaaaattggggaaaatagtTCCATGAcaaccaaggttatacagagaaaccctgtctcaaaacaaaacaaaaaacaaacaaacaaacacccctcaaaaaaaaaaaacaaaacaaaagaaaaaaggatggggAATAAAAGTTCCACtcaaacctgataggctgtgatcatatggtgggagaggaggtccccttctgtaacaggcctaggggagggggatagagtgaaagagggaaggggggaacaggaagataccagtgaggggctaacaatcacaatgtaatatgaataaattattttaaaaattaaaaaaaaattttaagttctaCTCAAGGCCTTTAACCAAGTAGACTATAAGGTACAGCCCACCtattagggggaaaaaatacaCCATTAAAAAGTGATGGCGTATAGCCAATAAAAATCCATGAGACACAGGACTGCAGTCCAACTGCTTAGAGCATTACCTAGGGTCAGATGATCAGCTGAAGTGAACCTGGGTTCCCTGTCTGCCAAGGGTACTTGGTGTATTgagggtctgtgtctgtgtttttgtttgtttgtttgttttttgttttttcgaggcagggtttctctgtgtagccttggccatcctagactcactttgtagaccaggctggcctcaaactcacagcgatccgcctgcctctgcctcccaagtgctgggattaaaggtgtgcgtcaccacgcccggctcaagggTCTGTTTCTGTAATGTATCTATCCATCTTCGCACATCACTCATTCCTCACACCTTTGCAAGGCTGGCTCAGGTCACTCTCACAGGCTCATCTCTGATATTTCTCTCTCAGGAAAGTCACTGTGGAGCCAGCACTGGCAACGATCCTCTACTTTACAATTCCCCGCCCCCAACTTCTTAATTGTATTTATCAGAATGGGTCTatcttatttttctgctttcttgctCACCTTATACCTGTTGGTCTCTGATCAAGGTGTGTACACCGCGTTAGTAAGCTTGGTGGGACTTAGGGTCAGCTGCGAGACACGCCTCTGGGCATGTCTTTGGGAGTTTAAAgaagggattaaaagtgtgcagcaCCTTCCAGTGGGTAGGTAGCTCAGATATGAAAGGTTTGGAGGGCACACCCTGTTTCTACACCCTGAGTGTGACT from Acomys russatus chromosome 21, mAcoRus1.1, whole genome shotgun sequence encodes the following:
- the LOC127205259 gene encoding trace amine-associated receptor 6, encoding MSRNSSPPEVLQLCYENVNGSCVKTPYSLGSSVILYAVFGFGAVLAVFGNLLVMISILHFKQLHSPTNFLIASLACADFCVGLSVMPFSMVRSIESCWYFGRSFCTFHTCCDVAFCYASLFHLCFISIDRHIAVTDPLVYPTKFTVPVAGICISVSWILPLVYSGAVFYTGVYDDGLEDISNALNCVGGCQVVVNQNWVLIDFLSFFIPTLVMIILYSNIFLVARQQAKKIENVGSKPESSSESYKARVARRERKAAKTLGITVVAFMISWLPYSIDSLIDAFMGFITPAYIYEICVWCAYYNSAMNPLIYALFYPWFKKAIRVIISGQAFKNSSSTMSLVSEQI